Part of the Lutra lutra chromosome 4, mLutLut1.2, whole genome shotgun sequence genome is shown below.
GTCACCGGGGGACCCTACGGACCCGGCAGACCCATCACGGTGGCGGGGGAAGGGCGAGGGACAGGGCAGGGCTTGTCACCCGGGGACCCGAAGGACCCGTCCGGACCGTGCCCTGGCCGTCGTCATCCCTTCGGCCCCGGCAGCTGGCACCTCAGCCCCTGAGGCCGGCCCACGGACGGCCGCTGTCCCTCGAGCCCCGGACCAGCGCCTGCCGCTCTCTGGTCCTGAGGCTGCGGAGTCTCAGCGTCCCCCACCCTCCCGGGCTGGGAGAACGGTCTCCGCCCAGCCCTCGGAGGCAGCGGTGGCTGGACCCGCCCAGCCCAGGCCGAGCCGcgagaactacatttcccagattgCTGCGCGTCCCCGGACTCCACTTCCCAGCAGCGCCCGGGGCGTCCCCGAGGACTGCATTTCCCAGAGTCCCGAGGGCAGGCCCGTAGGTACCTTCCCGGTTCTGCCCCCTCCACCTGGCAGCCGCTCGAGGCTGGAGACTCAAGCCCCTGCCGGAAGCCGCTCTCCAGGCGACGGGCCGGTCGCAGGTGAGACGGCGCGGGGCGCCGAGGGTCCCCGCGGGAAGCCCGGCGTGGCGAGCCGGGGCCCGGGCCCTGGCTGTTCCGTGACAGCCGGAGAGTCCTGAGGGGTGGCGGGACTCCGAGGGCGTGGAAGGGGAGCCGGGGGCATGGGAGTGGCGTGGGAGGAGTCCTCACCAGCTCGCCAGCCTGCTGCTGGACTGCCCGCGCGGTCAGGAGCCGCTGATGTCGGGGCAGTGTCGCCTCCCGGCGATGCTGACCATGGGGCCCTGCAGCCGGGTCAAAACCATCTTGCAGGGACGCGAGCAGATTTTTGGCCCGAGTCCTCAAGGGTGGTGGTGCCCTGAGGCCTGTCCGGTTCTGAGCCGGAAGCCCCACTTGCCCAGGAGGAACTAGGCTGGCAAAGTCTCTCCTGGACCAGCTGGCCGCGAGGGTGGGCATTGAACCGCAAACAGGGCGCTGCCCCTTCCGTGCCTGTGGCGTGTGAACTTTGGCTGGGAGTAACCTTCATGATATGGGCCAGGAGCCCCCAAACCCAAGATCGTCTGCCTGACCGCTTGTCCGCTGGAGGTGTGCCGACTGTCCTCTTTCTTGGCGCAGTGTGGGTCTTGGGTTGGACCTGCAGGGCGCAGTCTGGGACCAGGCTCTCTTGGTTGGGTGGCAGCCCCAAGGCCCCTGTGCAGATCTCGGGCTCCCTAGGGaatggggctgggaggggaagaCTGAGGCCATCTGGGTCTCTGTGGTCCTCAGCAGgctctcttttctccctgtgGTCAGAGGGGCGTGGGGTGGTTCTCATCCTGTTCCACTCGCCACAGGGAACCCTGGGCTAGCCTGTGGATGGTTGCTGTGGGATCCAGTGCTAAGGGGAGTGACCCCAAGCAGGGGCATCTCCAGGGAGTGGGGTTCTGTCTGCCTCCCACCATTTGCCTCCACAGGTGCAGCCAACATGAGTGAACCTGGAGGGTCAGTCCGAGTCCTAGTGACAGGGGGATCTGGGCTGGTGGGCAGAGCCATCCAAGAGGTGGTAGCAGACGGAGCTGGACTGCCTGGAGAGGACTGGGTATTCGTCTCCTCCAAGGACGCAGATCTTACGTGAGTGGACCCATCCCTGGAGCAAAGCCTTTAGACCCAGAGCTCCAGGCCTTCCCTGTCCCCGAGCCTGGTAGCCTCATGTCTGGGTCCTTCCTGCCTGGTGGCTGGCCTGGCTTGGGTGTGTGCAGCTCTGCTTCTCGGCAAACATCCTCAAATCTATTCCTGGAAGCTCACGCCCTCATAACAGCCAGTGCCTGAACTGGCCGCTTTCCTTTTTGGCAGTACCTCCTGCCATCAGCCCTGCCTCCGGCCTCCAGTACCCCAACCCCAGGGTGCTAGTTCCTTCCCTCAGGCCTCCAGGGGGCCTCTGATGGCCTGACTCCTCCCAGGGACGCTGCACAGACCCGAGCCCTGTTTGAAAAGGTCCGGCCCACGCATGTCATCCACCTTGCGGCAATGGTGGGGGGCCTGTTCCGGAACATCAAATACAACCTGGACTTCTGGGTGAGTGTGAAGGCCCCGTGCCGCACTGGGAACGTCTTGGTTGGTTTCCCATGCCTATGTTTCGGCCCCAGGAAGTCCCTGAAGGTCAACCTTGGCCCGACCGGTTGGGGGCAGTCCCTGTGGAGTCCCCAGTGATCCACATTTGCTTGGCAGGTAGACGGGCAAGCTGGTAGGCCTGTGGGCCCAGTAGGAGAAGTCATGGAGCTGACTGGGGGGCTGGGGAACCGAGAGAAACCAGTATTTGCTTCTTGACCCTGGTAGGGTTGGTTTCTACCCCTGAGCCCTCTGGGCCTCTAGACCCTCCTGCTCCCGGACTTCTGTGGTCCAGCCGCACTGAACCAGGCCTGCCAAGCCTTCTGGGGTGCAGAGATGTGAGCTGGGCTCTGGGTCTGAGGCATCTGGCCTGGGGGCGTGAGGTGtggtggaaggggcaggaggagagcagAGCTCTCTGCCTACAGCCCTGCTCCTGCCAGGCTGTTCCCCTGAGGCTTGACCCCACTAGCTCTGGGCATCTGGTCTTGGTGtgattcagccctgcatcaggcacagCGATGGCAGAGGCTCAGGTCAGATTTTGCCCAAGGCCCCTGTCACGCCAGAGATCTCCCTGTCTCAGTAGCACTCTTCCCAGAAGCCTGCCTGGCtgccatctctccctctcctaaaAGTGGTACAAATGCCCAGTTTCCTTCCAGGATCCAGGGAAaggggggacaggggaggagTGGGGCTGGCCAAGGCTTCTCTCCTATTGGGTGGTGTGGTTGGGTAGGCTCCTCGGGGTAAAGGAATGGAGGGACCCCTTCTCCCTGCCGCTGGGCCAGATTGGGCCTGCCCTCAGCATCTGTGTGGGCGAGGTCCAACGCTGAGCTAGGGGGTGTGGTCCTGGCCTCCGGCCCCCTCCCAGAGCCctctcccagagccccagggctggggtAGGGATGGGGAGGATGTAACAGGTTTGGAGGGGCTGTGGTTTCTGGAAGGTCAATGCTGGGAGGTGTTGGCTTGTCCCAGGAAGCGGCTGGGGTGAGCTGGCTCAGGTGCTGCCCTCGTGGGACGGACCAGAGTGTGTCCAGCTCTGTCCCCGTGGGGGGGGGCAGGTATGGGCTGCAGTCCGGCCTGGAGGGGCTCGAatctgccctgccccccccccgccagagGAAAAACGTGCACATCAACGACAACGTCCTGCACTCGGCCTTCGAGGTGGGCGTGCATAAGGTGGTCTCCTGCCTGTCTACCTGTATCTTCCCGGACAAGACCACCTATCCTATCGACGAGACCATGGTGAGGGGCGGGGCCAGCGGGGGCGGGGCTagcgggggcggggccaggaaAGCAAAGGCTCCCCTGCTCCCCTAGATCCACAATGGGCCGCCACACAGCAGCAATTTTGGGTACTCCTATGCCAAGAGGATGATCGACGTGCAGAACAGGTCCTCCGCCCGCGTGCTCAGCTGAGACCCGACAGGAAAAGGGAGGAGGGCCCCGTGGGTTCCCCGGGCAGGGCTCCCACCCTTCACAGCCCTCTTCGCGGGTCTTGGGTTTCTGCATCCATGAGGCCAGGGCGGGTGCGGTGGGTCCGCGGTCCCAGGGCAAGGGCCGGAGGAGACGTTGGGACTTCGCAGGGCCTACTTCCAGCAGCATGGCTGCACTTTCACCGCTGTCATCCCCACTAACGTCTTCGGGCCCCACGACAACTTCAACATCGAGGATGGCCACGTGCTGCCCGGCCTCATCCACAAGGTGCACCTGGCCAAGAGTGAGTGCCTGCTTGTGGGGCCCCAGGGCCTCAGCTGGGAGGAGGCGTGTGTCTGGCACAGCACCCCCAACACCTGCCCTCCCTGAATCTGCAGGCAGCGGCTCCGCCCTGACGGTCTGGGGCACCGGGAGGCCACGGAGGCAGTTCATCTACTCACTGGTTGGTGTGGGGCGGTGTCTAGCTCTCCTCCCAAGTGTTTCCTGGCTGTCCATCCTGTCTGTGGGAAGGCCATAGCGTGAGGGAGCCTGGGAAAGGAGCAGGGGTCCAGGCTGAGCAGTCACAGGTCCTCCCTGGGTCCCTATAGGCACCTGGCCCTCTGGGCGTCGCCAGGCGCAGCACTGAGCTCAGTGAGAGATGTGACTCTCTGTTGGGGGGGAGCTGGCTGAGAGCCACCCAAAGGGAGAGACTTCTGGCCCCAATGGAGCCCGGGCTATGCCCTCACTGAGCAGAGCACCTAGGAGGGGTGGCCTTTGGGCCCATGTGGCTGTAACTTGTGGCCTTTGACCCTGTGTGACTTCTAGGACCTGGCCCGGCTCTTTGTTTGGGTCCTGCGGGAGTACAGTGAGGTGGAGCCCATCATCCTGTCAGGTGCGTCCCCCTCAGTGCCGCTGCCgctggggcagggcagagccCATGTCCGTCCTGGGAGCAGCTAGGGTTGGGAATGAGTATTGTGGGGGACTGGGTGACAGCGAGGCCAGGCGAAGGAGGCCTGACCTGGCTGttggcccctgcctcccccacccccgctcccccaCAGTGGGCGAGGAGGATGAGGTCTCCATCCAGGAGGCAGCTGAAGCTGTGGTGGAGGCCATGGACTTCCATGGGGAGGTCACCGTATCCTTTGGCTCTGACGCACCCAAGATGGCTCTTCCCCTGGcagctggagaggaggggtggtGCTCTGTCCCCAAGGCTCCCCCTGGGAAAGGCAGAAGAGGTTCAagggcaggctggggcagggtcACCCCTTCTGCTGTGGCCTTGACCAGGCACCTAGTTTGATACAACCAAATCGGATGGGCAGTTTAAGAAGACGGCCAGTAATGGGAAGCTTCGGACCTACCTGCCCAACTTCCGGTTTACACCCTTCAAGCAGGGTGAGCCCCCTGGTCCTCCCACGGCTCTCCCACCCATCCCTCGGGACCCTCGGGACCTCCTATCCCCTCCTTCCTGGCTTGGGCGTCCCTGCTTCAGGCTGCAGACCCCCTCAGGGTCTGGTGTCCAAACCCTTGTCGGGGAGGCAGGACACAGAAGGGGTAACTGCCTGTGTCGCCGGGGTCTCTGGCCTCCCCCTGTCCTCCAGCGGAGATCAGTGCAGCCCCAGCCCTCACCTGCCACCACCTGTCTCCTGCCCACTTCTGCAGCTGTGAAGGAGACCTGTGCCTGGTTCACCCAGAACTATGAGCAGGCCCGGAAGTGAAGCGTGGCGTGCGGGTAGGCGCTGGTTGCCGCAGAGGCCTCGGAGACAGCAGCCTCAGACCCTGCGGGAGTGGAGGGCACTGCCTGGCAATCCGGGCCCACCTTCTACTcctctgcctgggtggctctgggcagCTGTGCAGTGGGGCTGCCATTCATGTCTGTCCTCAGGGAAACCAAGGGCTGGTCAGGCCCGGCACCTTGCTCCCCGACACcagtcctggggtcctgagtgTGTCCCCTCCTAATcctgctctcccactccctgggAGGTAATAAAGTCCATTttcccaggcctggccccagcAGCTCTATgccaccccctcccaccacagGCACTGTCTCCCTGAGCCGGACTAACCCCAGGCTACCCATTCATCTGCTGACCGCTCAGCCTGCTGGGCCAGGGCGGATGACTGTCCCTGGAGTAGTAGGGCAGCAGCGGCTGGCAAAGCAGCTGTGCAGGTGAGAAGCAGGCCGGCTGCAGGGTGGGGTGGTGGCTGGTCAGCTGGTGGGGATGCAGGGTAGGGGACCTGTAGCAGTCCCAGCGGGCGCTGTGGCCACAGCTTAGTCTTTCCACAGATTCATGTGCAGGCCCGGGTGACCTGAACTCCCTGGGCCTGTCAGTGCTGGGACTTTGTGGGACAAAGCTGGTGCCGGCTTTGGACAGGCTGAGTAGGCATGTGGATGGATCCAAGGGGAAGGTGGTGAGCGGCCCCCAGGAGAGTGCTGTACCGGGCCTGGGCCCTCCTCTGCGTAGCCCTCAGACGGCAGCTTGTGATGGGGCCTaacctgcccctctcccctggagAGTAGCGGGTGTCACAAAGGAGGCCTGCTGGGCCTGGTGGGTGGGGGTGAGCCACACAGACCTTCTGGATCTCAGCAGGAATCCAGCCAAGTCCCCAGGGCGGTCAGTCAGTGCTGGGGTGTGGACCCAGGAGTGCCCAACTCCAAAATCCTCAGATACCTTCCCTGGCTCCAGACCTGCCCTTGCTCCTGGGTCACCCTGTTGTCCTCATGCTGGTGGCTCCCAGACTCCTTCGGACCCCAGAAGTGCCTGGCGTTATGAGAATTCTTTCCTCTGTTCAGGCAGCATGAGCCACTCTCCACCGCTGTGAGTGTGCCACTGTGTTTACTGCAGACGGGCGGGCCCCCCAGCTGGAAGGCCGGTCCTCCAACGGCTGCCCATCCTCCACGCCAGGTGGCCTTCTCACTCGCTCAGGGCAGGGCCCACACACTGTGGGGGTAGCGCTGAATGAATGAGGGGGTTTTAGTGTTGAAGCTCTTAGAATGTGTCAAAGTAGAGTTTAGaataacaaaactttttaaaatgcaatctttatttttttgaagattttatttatttgacagacagagatcacaaatagaggggcagacacagagggagaagcaggctcctggctgagcagagagccccatgcgggtctcgatcccaggaccccgagatcatgacctgagctgaaggcagaggcttaaaccgcTGACCCACTCAGGCGCCCGTAAATGCAATCTGTAAAGAAACCTACAATCTTAGATTTTGAAGCCTTATTTTACCCGTGTCAATTAAAAGTTAAAGTACTCCACCCCTACCCTCCCGTCGGCCGCTTTCCGCCACCAAGCACTCCatcgccccgccccccacccttgGGCCAGCAAGATGGGCCGGGTCTCCCCTGGAGACCCAGGCCTCAGGAAGGCCTCTCCTGCCTTCTTGCAGCAGCCTGGGAGGCCCAGGAAAACCGGGATCCAAGCTGGTTGTTAGAGCTTCTTAACCCCGTTCAGCGACAGGCCACTGCTCCCATTCCCCTAGCAGCGCCCGCATTACGCTGGCACCTGGACCCGCTGCGGCTTGGAGAGGTGCTGACCACAAGCCCCGACCTGGCAGCCCTGCCCTCCGCACCTGAGTCCACTCCCCGGCTCCAGAGGCCCAGGGCGCCCCGAGGACGCGGCTCCCACCCAGAGACACCGGCCAAAGGCTGGCAGGGCTCCGCTCCCCGGCTCCCGACATGTCCCGATGGTGGGGTGTGGGGTCCGGGGTCCAGGCCCTGCCGGCCCCGGCCTTTCATCAGAGTCAGGGCGAATGCTTCTTCCTGGAAGCTAAGCTGCCCGGCAGCCCCCGCCGGAGCTTTCCGGCCTCTGCAGCGTCCTCGCGAGGGACACCCACCAGGCACGCTCCAGGGCGCAGACCGCCGGGACAGTCAGAGGAACCCTCACCCTTGCCGACCCTTCGCCTTTGAATGGAGCCTCTCAAGCGGTCCACACCACGCACCCTGAGCCTGCCACGGCGAGCTCGGGCCCGGAGCCAGCGGCCCGGAGAAACGGTCTGGCGGACCGTTgggggccccgcccccgccccccgcgctcTCTCGCGCGCTCTCGCGCCCTCTCGCGCGCTCTCGGACCAACGAGCAGCGGGACAGGGACTCGCTTCTGAGCGAGCGTAGAGCGCGGAGCCCGGAAGGGGCCGGCGGAGCGTAAAGCCCCGGGAGCCAATCGACGAGGACAGGGGCGAGGTGGCGTAGCCCATTGGCTGGGCCGAGGGCGTGGGGCGGGGAACGGTCGGCTCCGGCCGGGGCAAcatggcggcggcggtggcggagCCGGGGACCGGCCCGCTTCGCGTGGGCTTTGTAGGCGCGGGACGTATGGCGGAGGCCATCGCGCAGGGCTTCATCCGAGCAGGTGGGGCGCCGCGGGCGTGGGCGCGTGGGTCCCCGGGTCGAGCCAGCGGGCGTCCGACGCGCGCCCGACGTGCGAGGGAAGGGCTCACCTGCCCGGGGGGATGCGCCCGGGCCACAGGCCAGCCCTCCGCGCGGGTCCGCAGGGCGCAGCGGGGCCGCAGGGTGGGCCGGGGCGGACCGCGGACTCTGCTTCCTCAGCGCGGCGGCCGGGGTGCGCGAGGGCGCGTAGAGCTGGCGGTGCCCGCGGCGGCCGTGGGGCTCGAGGGGCCGCGGAGCCCTGGACATGGGCGCGGTCCGAGGTGAGACGGAGAACCGCGTGTGGTCGGGAAGACGGGGGACGCGCAGCGAGCGAGGACGCAGCGTGTCTGGGTGGTGGTTAGCGCTGGCGCGGTGGCGTTTTGCTTGCGTTCGGTCAATAAAGCGTATCAGCGGCGACTTGTCTTTCTCTCCCGCTCGCTCGACGTGCCTGCTAGGAGCTGTGAGGTGAAGTATTTGGCGGCGGCACTGCCCTCGGGCAGCACCACCGCAGAGCTGGGACCTCCACTAACTTCTGGCCCGCCGCCTGGGTCCAGAGCTTGACCTTTGAGACGGCGACTCTGTCCTGTTTGTGTGCCAGCCCCACTGCGCCGCAGGCTGCAGGTGTCCTCCCCGTGGGCAGTGCGGCCCTttggggagagagaattctccGTCCTTCACATTGCTGGGTGTGTGGCCACTTTCCTGGTCTCGCCCCACTAGATACTACTAGCATCCCCACGGTTAGGACAGCCGTAACTGTTCCCAGAGGTTACCACGTGTCCCCTGGGGTTGAGGGGCAAAACTTCCCGGGTGGAGGACCACAGTGCTGTCCTGGTCTTACTCCACGGGATTTGGAAAGCCTTATGTGCACGTTATGGGCTGGCTTTCCGCCTTCAGCCACAGGCAGGGTTCAGAAGGGTCAGAATCATCAGAAAATAGTTGAGTGCATGTCACAGGTGTTTCACCTGGGAAACCTGGCTGTATGGCTTTCCTCCCAGGGCTGTACAGGTTTAGTGTGGAACACAGCACTGGTGCGTGTAGGCACGTGTGGTGGTGTCATTGTCATGACTAATCAGCTCTGCGTTCTGGTTGTGGGATGCGCTTCTGCCTTCCTATTAGACCGTACAGAAACTTAATCTCCCCAGCCCTGTACACCGCAAATGCAGGTGATTTCTACCAGGGGGGCTCGTAGCCTCTGCTTGGACATCCCAGCACAGACACACCCCCAACACCCAGGGAAGCCCAGGCCCTattgtgtccccctccccactgtgcccaGTCCTCCACCCCAACCTTCCCATCCCTGAGTGCTGTGTCCTCATGAGACCAGGCAAGCTCTTGGGTCCTGTGTCTAGCCTGCCTGTGGATTCATCAGGGCAGGCAGGTGGTGACGACCGACAAGCAGAATAAAATGGGGCTGTGTCTGGTTCTGGGTCTTAGAACGCCCTTGCCAAGCACTTGGGTTTTGACAGAGTGTCAGGCCAGCTACGGGCCAGGGTGGCCCGGATGGCTGAGCCGTGACTCGCCCTTCAGTAAGGGACAGGCCAGGCTGGTtcccactctcccttcctcccaccccacctctgcaCTGACCCTTCTGCTTTTGCCCCTCTCCAGGGAAAGTGGAAGCTCGGCACATACTGGCCAGCGCGCCAACCGACAGGAACCTCTGCCACTTCCAGGTGAGCTAGGCCCCAGCTCTTCGGAGTTGAGGCTTTCCTGGGGGGCTCATGGTGGCTCTTGGCCCCTGTCCCTCTGAGACAGTTCCTGGGGCCAGGGAAGTGCTAAACTTTTGAGACTGGCTGGGCTGGACTGGGAAAGGGGAGGCCAAAGATCAGAAGAAAAGTCAAAGTTGCAGAGCACTAGGATACAGTGAAGGGTTTGTGTGCTCATGtacgtgcacatgtgtgcatgtgtgttgggggggcagAGATGGTTGTGGGCACTCACTGGGGTCAGTGGGCGCGAAGAAATGCTGACATCAGGGGTCCTGTGAGGTGCAGGGCTGGTCCTGAGCGAGAACGGGTGGTCTGGGTGAGTCTTGGCCATTGGATGTCGGGTGGTGCAGGCACTTGCAATGGGAGAGACCCATGGGGGCCCCTGGGGATGCAGGGTGGCCTCCAGCAGGTAGGGCCACGGTCTGGGAGGTCCCATGTACCCTAGCCCCGATCCCACTGTCCGCACTACAGGCTCTGGGCTGCCAGACCACCCACTCCAACCGGGAGGTTCTGCAGAACTGCTTACTGGTCTTCTTTGCTACCAAG
Proteins encoded:
- the GFUS gene encoding GDP-L-fucose synthase isoform X2 codes for the protein MIWARSPQTQDRLPDRLSAGGAANMSEPGGSVRVLVTGGSGLVGRAIQEVVADGAGLPGEDWVFVSSKDADLTDAAQTRALFEKVRPTHVIHLAAMVGGLFRNIKYNLDFWRKNVHINDNVLHSAFEVGVHKVVSCLSTCIFPDKTTYPIDETMIHNGPPHSSNFGYSYAKRMIDVQNRAYFQQHGCTFTAVIPTNVFGPHDNFNIEDGHVLPGLIHKVHLAKSSGSALTVWGTGRPRRQFIYSLDLARLFVWVLREYSEVEPIILSVGEEDEVSIQEAAEAVVEAMDFHGEVTFDTTKSDGQFKKTASNGKLRTYLPNFRFTPFKQAVKETCAWFTQNYEQARK
- the GFUS gene encoding GDP-L-fucose synthase isoform X1, which codes for MSEPGGSVRVLVTGGSGLVGRAIQEVVADGAGLPGEDWVFVSSKDADLTDAAQTRALFEKVRPTHVIHLAAMVGGLFRNIKYNLDFWRKNVHINDNVLHSAFEVGVHKVVSCLSTCIFPDKTTYPIDETMIHNGPPHSSNFGYSYAKRMIDVQNRAYFQQHGCTFTAVIPTNVFGPHDNFNIEDGHVLPGLIHKVHLAKSSGSALTVWGTGRPRRQFIYSLDLARLFVWVLREYSEVEPIILSVGEEDEVSIQEAAEAVVEAMDFHGEVTFDTTKSDGQFKKTASNGKLRTYLPNFRFTPFKQAVKETCAWFTQNYEQARK